From a single Spongiibacter taiwanensis genomic region:
- a CDS encoding AI-2E family transporter has product MINIFRSWFDRLFAEEETVVLLLILAGCLLLMLFLGNVLVPIIASVVLAFMMQGMIHRLTTFGARRGLAIGITYGIFLAIFFGVLTLLLPLVWQQSVNLVQEAPAMMRKLQQSLLVLPERSELFTESQIREWMAVITSKMGSAGQYLLSFSIAQLPNLVGLLINIILIPILVFFFLKDKQVILSWLSGFLPDRRPILTVIWNEMNVQVANYVRGKAVEIVIVGSVSYVCFVVMGLNYAALLGLLVGLSVVIPYIGAAVVTIPVLLVGYLQWGWGGEFLTLAIVYGVIQALDGNVLVPLLFSEAVNMHPVAIIVAVLVFGGLWGLWGVFFAIPLATLVKAILYAWPTQSKLAPPEAATPEPSQD; this is encoded by the coding sequence ATGATCAACATCTTTCGTTCCTGGTTTGATCGCCTGTTTGCGGAAGAAGAAACCGTTGTCCTGCTGCTGATCCTGGCGGGCTGCCTGTTGCTGATGCTGTTCCTGGGCAATGTGCTGGTGCCGATCATCGCCAGTGTGGTTCTGGCCTTTATGATGCAGGGCATGATTCACCGCCTGACCACCTTCGGTGCCCGGCGCGGTTTGGCTATTGGGATTACCTACGGAATCTTTCTGGCAATTTTCTTTGGTGTGCTCACCTTGCTGTTGCCGCTGGTCTGGCAGCAGTCGGTCAACCTGGTGCAAGAGGCCCCAGCAATGATGCGCAAGCTGCAGCAGTCGCTGCTGGTGTTGCCCGAGCGCTCAGAGCTGTTCACTGAAAGTCAGATTCGCGAGTGGATGGCCGTCATTACCTCAAAAATGGGCTCGGCGGGCCAGTACCTGCTGTCCTTCTCCATCGCCCAGCTACCCAACCTGGTGGGCCTGCTGATTAACATTATTCTGATCCCCATCCTGGTTTTCTTTTTTCTGAAGGATAAGCAGGTCATCCTCAGCTGGTTAAGTGGCTTTCTGCCCGACCGTCGCCCCATTTTGACGGTGATCTGGAATGAGATGAATGTCCAGGTCGCCAACTACGTACGCGGCAAAGCGGTGGAAATTGTCATCGTTGGCAGTGTTTCCTACGTGTGCTTTGTGGTGATGGGGCTGAACTATGCGGCGTTGCTTGGCTTGCTGGTCGGGCTGTCGGTGGTCATTCCCTATATCGGGGCGGCGGTGGTCACTATTCCCGTTTTGCTCGTAGGATATTTGCAATGGGGGTGGGGCGGCGAATTTCTTACTCTGGCCATTGTCTACGGCGTTATTCAGGCCCTGGACGGCAACGTGCTAGTGCCACTGCTTTTTTCCGAGGCGGTGAATATGCACCCGGTTGCCATCATCGTTGCGGTATTGGTGTTTGGCGGCTTGTGGGGTCTGTGGGGGGTCTTTTTCGCGATTCCGCTGGCGACCCTGGTCAAGGCCATTCTGTACGCTTGGCCAACTCAGTCGAAACTGGCGCCGCCTGAGGCGGCCACCCCTGAGCCGAGTCAGGACTAA
- a CDS encoding sulfurtransferase TusA family protein: MRVKDHQVDARGLSCPMPLLKAKQAINKMAVGEVLEVLATDAGSQRDFAAFARQSGHRLLLSESKGNEFHYLIEKSA; this comes from the coding sequence ATGCGTGTTAAGGATCATCAAGTGGATGCTCGGGGGCTGTCCTGCCCGATGCCCCTGCTCAAGGCCAAGCAGGCCATCAACAAAATGGCGGTGGGCGAGGTCCTTGAAGTGCTGGCAACCGATGCCGGTTCGCAACGGGATTTTGCTGCATTTGCGCGGCAAAGCGGTCATCGTCTGTTGCTTAGCGAAAGCAAGGGCAATGAGTTTCATTACCTGATAGAAAAGTCGGCATAG
- a CDS encoding insulinase family protein, giving the protein MAQLVRYLVASFVLFSLVACGVVPGLGGSVEIAKPLNDNRSYRYLTLENGLQVLLISDPQADKAAASLDVNVGSRQDPEDYQGLAHFLEHMLFLGTEKYPRAGEYQEFISAHGGGHNAFTSFEHTNYFFDIAADSLEPALDRFAQFFSAPLFNAEFVQREVNAVNSEYRSKIRDDRRRELAVFKSQLNPAHPYRKFSVGNLETLQSDKPEALREQLLRFYRQYYSADIMTLTVIGRESLTELEAMVRPRFSPVGRHGVSLKAIDQPLFADGGLPRFVAIEPVQNRRVLTVAFPVPDTEPHWRSKPLSYLGNLLGHEGEGSLLSVLKARGWAESLNAGESLSYQGGAMFGVEINLTEAGKGKVDDIVSLLFANIRMIKAGGIEAWRFDEQSGLARQQFLFRTPPAASQEAVGLSMALQQYPAADVMRGPYAMDEFQPGVIQQYLEVLRPDNALVVLVAPGVKTTQEVKRYDVGFDQRPVSGEQLQRWQAALGEPGETDLSLPSANPFIAEDFSLAQRTDADADGNTPRLLGELEGVETWLNTDDVFEVPKGRTYLLLRTPTATGTLSERVKTRLWLRMVKDQLNELAYPAQLAGLSFSLDSDWRGIEVSLGGYNEKQAELLTEVLKGLVNTEWQAARFKRIKAQRLRHFENARKRSPYQQLIDELPRALLLDQPALSAQKNLLKDVTMEQVAEHAKTMLQGFAPLLLVDGNFNEGDAKELAGVVKRVLPVGSQAAARQNLVLLPEATHVRQVNARHDDAAILQYIQSGGSGNTARVAMGLTAQIMSASFYYELRTEKQLGYIVTAGVYPVREVPGIYFLVQSPVAGPEALQKEIDAYIQAWLAGGVSQDEFDKHKASLAKRLAEQPENVWEAADRHWRDLLEHYPDFDSRAQLVAALADLSYEQWWQQVSKDFAKPRSMVIYAEGKWQSQRMAGEAVESLSEFKSGLPTRQFD; this is encoded by the coding sequence GTGGCTCAGTTAGTGCGTTACCTGGTTGCTTCTTTTGTACTTTTCTCTCTCGTTGCCTGTGGCGTGGTGCCGGGGCTCGGGGGCTCGGTCGAGATTGCTAAACCCCTTAACGACAATCGTAGCTACCGCTATTTGACGCTGGAAAATGGCTTGCAGGTACTGCTGATATCAGACCCGCAGGCAGATAAGGCCGCCGCCTCCCTCGATGTTAATGTGGGCAGTCGTCAGGACCCGGAAGATTACCAGGGGCTGGCACATTTTCTGGAGCACATGCTGTTTTTGGGTACTGAGAAATACCCAAGAGCGGGCGAGTATCAGGAATTTATCAGCGCCCACGGTGGTGGCCACAACGCCTTTACTTCATTTGAGCACACCAATTACTTCTTCGATATCGCCGCTGATTCGCTGGAGCCGGCACTGGATCGTTTTGCCCAGTTCTTCTCGGCGCCACTGTTCAATGCCGAGTTTGTGCAGCGTGAGGTGAATGCGGTGAACTCAGAATACCGCTCCAAGATCCGCGATGATCGTCGACGGGAGCTGGCGGTGTTCAAGTCTCAGCTGAATCCCGCGCACCCGTACCGCAAATTTTCTGTCGGAAACCTGGAGACCTTGCAGAGCGATAAACCCGAGGCTCTACGTGAGCAATTGCTGCGCTTTTATCGGCAGTACTATTCTGCCGACATCATGACGCTGACGGTGATTGGTCGAGAATCGCTGACCGAGTTAGAGGCAATGGTTCGGCCTCGGTTCAGTCCTGTTGGTCGCCATGGGGTATCGCTGAAGGCGATAGATCAGCCGCTGTTTGCCGACGGCGGCTTACCCCGTTTTGTGGCCATTGAGCCGGTGCAAAACCGTCGTGTGTTAACGGTCGCGTTTCCGGTGCCTGACACCGAGCCCCATTGGCGCAGTAAACCGCTCAGTTATCTCGGCAATTTACTCGGCCACGAGGGCGAGGGCAGTTTGTTGTCGGTGCTCAAAGCGCGGGGCTGGGCGGAATCACTGAATGCCGGTGAGAGTCTGTCCTACCAGGGCGGTGCCATGTTTGGTGTCGAGATCAACCTCACTGAGGCTGGCAAGGGCAAGGTTGATGACATTGTCAGTTTGTTGTTTGCCAACATCCGCATGATAAAAGCGGGCGGGATTGAGGCGTGGCGCTTTGACGAGCAAAGTGGTTTGGCTCGGCAGCAGTTTTTGTTCCGCACGCCACCTGCCGCCAGTCAGGAAGCCGTTGGCTTGTCGATGGCCCTCCAGCAGTACCCCGCTGCCGATGTGATGCGCGGTCCCTACGCCATGGACGAATTTCAGCCGGGGGTGATTCAGCAATACCTGGAGGTGCTGCGGCCGGACAACGCGCTGGTGGTGTTGGTTGCGCCGGGTGTGAAAACCACGCAAGAGGTCAAACGCTACGATGTCGGTTTTGATCAGCGGCCGGTGAGTGGCGAGCAGCTGCAACGCTGGCAGGCGGCTCTTGGCGAGCCAGGTGAAACCGACCTCAGTTTGCCCAGTGCAAACCCCTTTATCGCCGAGGATTTTTCTCTGGCCCAGCGCACTGACGCGGATGCCGATGGCAACACCCCGAGGCTGCTTGGTGAGCTAGAGGGGGTTGAGACCTGGTTGAATACCGACGATGTCTTTGAAGTGCCCAAGGGGCGCACGTATTTGCTGCTGCGCACGCCGACAGCGACCGGTACATTGAGTGAGCGAGTGAAAACCCGGCTGTGGCTGCGGATGGTGAAGGACCAGCTCAATGAGCTGGCCTACCCTGCCCAGCTGGCGGGCCTGAGTTTTTCGCTGGATTCTGATTGGCGTGGAATTGAGGTCAGTCTGGGCGGCTACAACGAAAAGCAGGCAGAACTGCTAACCGAGGTGCTCAAAGGGTTGGTCAACACCGAGTGGCAGGCGGCTCGCTTCAAGCGTATCAAGGCCCAGCGGCTGCGGCATTTTGAAAATGCGCGTAAGCGCAGCCCCTATCAACAGTTGATTGATGAACTGCCGCGAGCGCTGTTGCTGGATCAACCTGCGTTGTCGGCGCAAAAGAATTTGTTGAAAGATGTGACCATGGAACAGGTCGCCGAGCATGCTAAAACCATGCTGCAGGGCTTTGCGCCGCTGTTGTTGGTGGATGGCAATTTTAACGAGGGCGACGCCAAGGAGCTTGCAGGCGTGGTGAAACGTGTGCTCCCCGTGGGTAGCCAAGCGGCGGCCCGCCAGAATCTGGTTTTGCTGCCCGAGGCAACCCATGTGCGCCAGGTGAATGCGCGCCATGACGATGCGGCAATTTTGCAATATATCCAGTCGGGTGGCAGTGGCAATACCGCCAGGGTGGCCATGGGCTTGACCGCTCAGATCATGAGTGCCAGCTTTTACTACGAGCTGCGCACGGAAAAGCAGCTTGGCTATATTGTCACGGCCGGCGTTTACCCTGTTCGAGAAGTGCCGGGAATTTACTTTCTGGTGCAGTCTCCGGTTGCCGGACCGGAGGCCTTGCAGAAGGAAATTGATGCCTATATCCAGGCCTGGCTGGCTGGCGGTGTGAGTCAGGACGAATTCGACAAACACAAGGCCAGCCTGGCCAAGCGCCTGGCAGAGCAGCCGGAAAATGTGTGGGAGGCCGCTGACCGCCACTGGCGAGATCTGCTGGAACATTATCCCGACTTTGACAGTCGGGCGCAGTTGGTCGCCGCGCTGGCCGACCTCAGTTACGAGCAGTGGTGGCAGCAAGTGTCCAAGGACTTTGCTAAACCGCGCAGTATGGTGATCTATGCTGAGGGCAAATGGCAGAGCCAGCGCATGGCCGGTGAGGCAGTGGAGTCCTTGTCTGAATTCAAATCCGGCTTGCCAACGCGGCAGTTTGATTGA